The segment CGAGCGCCGAGGTGAACAGGCCGTTGTCGGGTCCGACGAAGATGTGCCCGCCGGAGACGAGCACCATTCCGCGCCGCGCCGATCCGACGCCGGGATCGACGACGCCGAGGTGGATCGTACCCGAGGGAAAACGCCGCGCCGCCGTGCCGAGAACATACGCGCCGCCGCGCACGTCCTGCGGCTCGATCTGGTGCGTGATGTCCACCAGTACGACGTCGGGACAGATGGACAGGATGACGCCCTTCATCGCCGCGACGTAGCCGTCGGCGAGTCCGAAGTCGGTCGTGAGCGTCACGATGCGCGGCATGGCTATTTGTACGTGTACTCCGTCTTGAAATACGACACGTCGTCGGTCTGCGGCGTCACCACCGAGAACCTTCCCTCGCCGCACGGCGCGAGTTCGAGCGGATCGATGAACGTCGATTCCGCGCGCACGAAACGGTCCTGCGTGTCGAAGAAGCTCACCTTCAGCTTGACGTACGAGATCGAGCGCTTGAAGCCGTTGGTCAGCGACCCCTCGACGTGCAGGTTGCCCGCCTTGACGTAGTAGTTCGTCTCGACGAGCGGCTCCTCGTTCTCGCATTTGGGTTTCGCGGGCGCGGAGGCCGCGTCGGGCACGAAGACGCCTTTCACCGTCGTCTTGCGGAATGGCTCGGGGATCTGGTTGAAGTTGTTGGTGTAGTGCTGCCGGCCCTCGTCGTCGGTCCATTGGAAAATGACGACCGACTGCGCCCACGCCGAAACCGCAACAAGCCCGAACGCGACGGCGATCGCGAATGAGCGCGCGGCGGTCATGATTCGGGCGCTCTTCAAGGCGGTCCTCATGGCGGCGAAAGAAAACAACAACACATCCCGGTCCGTCGATCATGACCGGCGGTCCACGTTAACATCGGCCCCGCGCACCGACAAGAGCGACGAACGAAAAAACCCCGGAATCACGGGGGATTTCGCGGAAGACGCGCGCTCTTTTCGAAGGGGTTCGCGATCAACCGCTCGGAAACCGACGACCCGTGCCGAACGAATCCGATCGAGTTTTCCGCCCGTCGATTCGTTTTGACTCCTTCAAACCGGTCAGGTCCAAAAATCGGTAGCCGAGCGATATCTCGTGAAATTCGTTACGAAAGTTGCGTGTTTGTATTCCAACACGTCGAAGTTTGCGACTAGGTTGCGCGCGTTACGATTTCGATGCCGATGTTGAGCGCCTTTGCACCCGGGAGATGGCGATGCGTGGCGTGTTGCGCTTGGGATTCGTTGTGGTGTTCATGGCGTCCGTCGGACTCGCGACGAGTTGCGCGGGAGACGACGACGAAGACTCCGTGGACGAGCACCATGGAGTGGATACGGGCGTCGATGATGACGCGGACGACGATCTCGACGACGACAGCTCCGCCGGAAGCGGGCCCGTCCTGTCAGGTGGTGACTGGAATCCGGTCGAAGACAACGGCTTCTCGTTCCTCTATTGGTTCGTGTGCGACCCGGACGGTGACCTGGACGACGGCTCCGTGGTCGTTCGATCGTCGGAGTCCGGCGACGTGATCGACGAACTGCCGTGGACGGCATGGCCGTTGGCGGGCGAAGACGACCTGACCGACTGTGAAAATCCCGTCGGCATCGGCGTGGAATACCATACGGCAACACGCCCCGCGGGACCGTTCTGCGTCGATGTGCAGGCGACCGACGCGGCGGGCCATCCCTCGAACGTCCTCTCCGATATTTGCGTCGAAATCCCGGAGGGTTCAGCGCCCGTTCTCTCGACCGCGTTTTGGGATCCCGCCATCATCGGCGCCGGAGGATCCAGCACGCTGGTCTTCGATCTTTGCGATGAAGACGACAACCTGTTCGGCGGACAAGTCTTCATCTGGTGGACCGGCACGGACGTCTCGGCCCTCGACGGCGAACTTTTCTACGACGACTTCCCCGGCGACCACACCACCCCGTGCGAGAGCCTCGGCATCATCGTCGATTTCGTCGGGTTTTTGCCGGACACGTACGGTGTCGATCTGCAGATTTCTGATGGGCACGGAAACCTGTCGAACAAGCTGACGAACATCTCCATAGAGCTTTTCGGGTAGTTGCCGAAAACTCCAGCGCATGGGCCGATCGGCCCGCTTGACCGTGGGCCGACAGATCTTGGATTCCGCCGAATGTGATCGAGGGATTTTGACACGCACCGGCGG is part of the Deltaproteobacteria bacterium genome and harbors:
- a CDS encoding DUF4124 domain-containing protein, translating into MKSARIMTAARSFAIAVAFGLVAVSAWAQSVVIFQWTDDEGRQHYTNNFNQIPEPFRKTTVKGVFVPDAASAPAKPKCENEEPLVETNYYVKAGNLHVEGSLTNGFKRSISYVKLKVSFFDTQDRFVRAESTFIDPLELAPCGEGRFSVVTPQTDDVSYFKTEYTYK